One Podospora pseudopauciseta strain CBS 411.78 chromosome 4, whole genome shotgun sequence genomic window, GGCTGTGAGATGGAAATGAGAAGTCTTAAGTTGAAGTGGTCAATGCGAAGTTTTGCCGGGCTTGCGACATTGCAACAATCTTCAGACCCTGGGACAAGCTGACATTTCCAGGTTCCTGAacaaattttttttttttttttttaaaaaaaaaaagcaatgATTCGATCTGTGATAGCTATAAGTGAGCACACATAGACCAAATAACAGAGATCATGAGGTAAAACCAAGGCTTCGAGGCATGGTAAATAGGCCTTAAATGCCTTGTATATTGATAAGTCCTAACTATGTATTGTTAGGCCttaaaaagatagttaagAGGCCTAAAAGGATAGTGAACAGGCTTAAAAGGATAGCTAGGAAGGCTATTATTTATCTTTTAAGAGCTACCAAATATTTTTCGAAGATTGGTTCAGTATTTTGCAGTGCCAGTTATTATGTCCACGCCGTAGTTGTATGTACAAGTCGACTTCGCAGCCGACAATGTCTTGGAAATGCTATCGCTATCGTACAGTCGGGTCTGGCCCAAGACTGGAAATTAGTCTTGGGTGAAGAGGCTATCCAGATTGTTGTATATCTGGCTTTCTTGTTCCGGGGATGGTGTAACGGAAGACAATGCTCGCGCGCTCGGCGTCATACAACCTTCTCGAACCGGAGATACAACTGCTCGTTTGCAGGACGTGAGGTGTACCCATCTGACTGATTCGCtacaccctcatcatccacaatGTGGCTGGTGTAGTTGGAGTAGATGGCCGCGATCATGAGTTTCATCTCTGTTGAAGACGTCAGACAGGCAGAGATGCCATCAAAAGCATGAGCACAACTCACCATTCATTGCAAAGTTGGACCCAATACACATCCTACCGCCTGAGCCGAAAGCCCAGAATTGCCTGTTCCGCAGTTTCCTTTCGTCTTCTGTTCCCGTCCCCGGCAGCCACCGAGTGTGGTCCCATTTCTCAGCATCTGGAAAGACTGCCTCGTCACGATGGAGAGTATAGGCCAAAGCTGCCACCCTCACGCCACCCGGTACATGGTACGAGCCTAGACGACAGCCCGCCTCAGGAGTTTGACGTGGCTGTGGCCCAGGGATTGGCGCGTGAAGGCGTAGTGTTTCTGTCAGTACGGCGTGAAGTAGAGGGAGACTGTCCAACTTTTTGGGATCCGGCATATCAATCGTTCCATCTGGGCGCTGTCGCAGGTTTGGTGTCATGCCCAGAAGTTCAGTTCTCAGCTTCTCTTGCAGTTCCAATGACTGTGATAGCCTCCAAGTTAGATATGTAAGGGCCAAGCCAGCCGTTTCCTGGCCTGCCAGCACATGGTCGAAAAGCTCTGATGCAACTGACAGCCGGAAGTTGGACACAGCCGGATACAGGAGCGAGTCCTTGCCCTTCGTAGTTTCATCTTTCCGAAGCCCAGCAACTAGACTTTTCCATACTACAGGCTCATCCCTTGGGTCAGTGTTAGTTGTGTCGGGAGAGGCGGATATCTGATCACAGAGCCGTAGACACCAGTCGCCAAGCTCCTTATTGGCTGCATCCACCCACTTGGGGCAAAAGGGAATGCCAATCTTGCGGCAGAGTCTGGTGAACTGTGGCATCTCTTGATCGTAATATCCATAACCCTGGCGGGCCCTGTACAGCTCGAGAAAGTGCTCTCTGTAGGCCTTGTCGCCTAGAAAGTCGGTTCCATTCCTCAGCCCAAAGAGGTAGCTGGCGATAAAATCCATCGTTGCCGCCATAAACACCGAATAGATATCGATGCCATGGGGAAGCTGGGTATCCTTGGCGGACCGTTCAAGAATCGGCAGAAACCTCTCGGAAAGAATGGCGTGCCCTTGGGCTGAAGCCGCCGGACTCGACTGCATGTATGACTTGGAGTAGACATGGGATATCAACCGCTTCCGTACCGAGTGCTCGGCAGAAGGTCTTGCCGAAAACATGCAGACAGCGCTTTAGAAAGTGTGTAAGCACAAGTAGAAAGCAAGACGATTGATTGCTGTCTGTGCGTGCCATACCCATAGTTGTCAAAAACAGAATACCACGAAGTCTTCTCAAATCCACCCTGGTAAACAGTGCGGACACAGTCCACGTCATCGATGCTCAGTTCGCTGGGCCCAACTCGGACTATGGGACCGTGACGGCGGTGGGCGGCAAAGAGTGTTTTATTTTCTCGATGTGTGAATCGAATCCGCAGGATCCAAAGGCGGGAAAACGGGACGGACCAGTGAGCATTGGGAATGCGCGCAAGAGGGGAGAACAATGCAGGCCAAAAGATGAAACGGTATGTCAGAAAAGCAAACAAGGCGGCTGCGGCGCAACTTAGCCCTGTGAAGCCACCAGCCATCTTCATAGGCTTCCAAAACGTCTCTGActcttttcccttttgaTGATGCGGGCTCGCTTTCAACGTGCATGAAAGATTGATGACTGCAGACAGGTTGGGAGTCAATTGGCCTTGGCCGGGTAATCTGGCTGCCCGATTGAGACTCGCCCGAATGTCTTATTGGTCAAAATCTTTACACTAGTCCGTTTGTGGCTAGTGCGGCAGTTGAGTCACGGCATTGATAGATGACCCTCGGAATCCATTTCAGAAGTTCCATCCAGTGTTGTGTCATTGGTTCCTATCAAGCAAGTCAAAAGCAAGCAGCAGACGGTTGATATTCAACATCAACgtctcttcatcttcataCAACCTTTGCTTTACAAACAGCAAACTGCGTATATTTCATTGGCCGCTCTTAGTTTCAGAAGCAATGGGGTCCTCGGTGCCCAGAAGCTTCATCGACCTTCCGCTGGAAATCCAGTTCCTGGTTTTCGCCAACTTTGACTGTGCACGCGACCTTCGAGCGCTTGCCTTGACTTGCAAGAAGCTGCATAGCGCTGTCAACAACGATGGATGGCGACGTTTCGTGGAACGCAGTTTTCCCTCTCTGTCTATTCCCATTCCAAACGGAAATCGCCACACCTGGGAACAACTTGCCGAATCACTCACCTGGCAAAGTCGATGCTGGGACCGGCGAGCTCTGCAATTCCAAGTTCTACTACACTCACCACACGGCGATGAGGTGAGACGGCACCGAGGGAATGCGAGGGGGAGAGGTCTATTCCActctgttgttgatgctcATTTCGACCCAGCCACCCATGAAGAGCTCGTTGTATGGGGTGCCGGAGAAGACATCGTTGGCCGGTATAGGGAGCGCCAGGGACCGGACAAGCCGTCCAAGTCTTCGTGGCACAGCGTTAATGGCAAGGAACTGGGCTTCAGGGCGGCTTACGATGATGTCAACTCGGTAAAGAtcgtcaaccaccacaccggACGAGCTGTTGTCACTGGAAGGCACAATGGAACGCTGTCGCTCATATCAGCGGAACCGGATCGCTTTGGCCAGCCCATCTCGGAGTTCAAGTTCAGTCCTCCAGAAACATCTGAAGCAAACAACGGCTCAGAACCGGAAAATCTCAGTTCGTTGGATGTTCTCCAACACGGTTCCAGCACAAGAATAGCGGCTGCCACGAGGAATGGCCTGGCCGTATTCGACCTTCCTGCGGACGCCACAACCGAACTAGAGCCATCTGCTACATTTGATCTCAAAACAGAGATATTCTCCCTGAACACCTCGAGACTCAGTCGTGCCAAATGGATGGAACAGGGCGAAACCGTTGCATTGGCTTTGAGCGGCTCTCCCGATCCTCT contains:
- a CDS encoding hypothetical protein (EggNog:ENOG503PCE4; COG:Q), producing MKMAGGFTGLSCAAAALFAFLTYRFIFWPALFSPLARIPNAHWSVPFSRLWILRIRFTHRENKTLFAAHRRHGPIVRVGPSELSIDDVDCVRTVYQGGFEKTSWYSVFDNYGAVCMFSARPSAEHSVRKRLISHVYSKSYMQSSPAASAQGHAILSERFLPILERSAKDTQLPHGIDIYSVFMAATMDFIASYLFGLRNGTDFLGDKAYREHFLELYRARQGYGYYDQEMPQFTRLCRKIGIPFCPKWVDAANKELGDWCLRLCDQISASPDTTNTDPRDEPVVWKSLVAGLRKDETTKGKDSLLYPAVSNFRLSVASELFDHVLAGQETAGLALTYLTWRLSQSLELQEKLRTELLGMTPNLRQRPDGTIDMPDPKKLDSLPLLHAVLTETLRLHAPIPGPQPRQTPEAGCRLGSYHVPGGVRVAALAYTLHRDEAVFPDAEKWDHTRWLPGTGTEDERKLRNRQFWAFGSGGRMCIGSNFAMNEMKLMIAAIYSNYTSHIVDDEGVANQSDGYTSRPANEQLYLRFEKVV
- a CDS encoding hypothetical protein (EggNog:ENOG503P0DF; COG:S), coding for MGSSVPRSFIDLPLEIQFLVFANFDCARDLRALALTCKKLHSAVNNDGWRRFVERSFPSLSIPIPNGNRHTWEQLAESLTWQSRCWDRRALQFQVLLHSPHGDEVRRHRGNARGRGLFHSVVDAHFDPATHEELVVWGAGEDIVGRYRERQGPDKPSKSSWHSVNGKELGFRAAYDDVNSVKIVNHHTGRAVVTGRHNGTLSLISAEPDRFGQPISEFKFSPPETSEANNGSEPENLSSLDVLQHGSSTRIAAATRNGLAVFDLPADATTELEPSATFDLKTEIFSLNTSRLSRAKWMEQGETVALALSGSPDPLRYLSLTPTGITHHTAAKNASIAAQFELKDNGNICPNSLEPVCRTGGCRTSLLLSAWRDGTIRLQDLRTPSPFDAVYQDNVDPWVDAEALMTYGTERFVAGGGDGLTVKIFDFRWERPYHHTSGLPCLNSLPFPGPSQAFLKNPTKSNLGNEKCKQGRACQYHELSKHIYYRPNAKFYLSRSLINSSASIWSLARGSDISPNFYIGISGGVIEANLEPCPNNYPPDRPTTDPNFGFPDWRGRAADGSGYMSRQVSPALMEIGDGYAYKHNDRPILLPRLQDCGGPPSWSGPILKLSNYHRLDMNYQTRGDFVWD